The sequence GGGGGGCTGTGTAATATACTACTCTACTATTTTAAATGCTTTTTCTCCTGCTCCGCAGATGAAGCATTTGTCTACTGGTTTAAGTTCAACGTTACCACAGATAGTACATAGGTGGAAAGTTAATTCGTCTTTTGAATCTAGGTTATCTAGGATTTGTTGGTAAAGCTTAGCATGAACTTCTTCGGCTTTCATAGCAAAAGTAAAGGATCTTAATGCTTCTTTTTCACCTGTTGCTTCAGCTTCTTTAACCATTTCTGGGTACATACTTTCAAACTCAAAAGTTTCACCTTCAACGCCTTCTTTTAAGTTTTCCGCTGTTGTTCCGATACCTTTCATTGCTTTTAGATGTGAGTGAGCATGGATAGTCTCTGCTTCAGCGGCAGCCTTAAACATTTTAGCTGCATTAGTAAATCCTTCTTGTTCAGCTTTTTTTGAAAAAGCTAGATATTTTCTGT comes from Alkalicella caledoniensis and encodes:
- a CDS encoding rubrerythrin family protein; this encodes MMNEKTLKHLKEAFAGESQANRKYLAFSKKAEQEGFTNAAKMFKAAAEAETIHAHSHLKAMKGIGTTAENLKEGVEGETFEFESMYPEMVKEAEATGEKEALRSFTFAMKAEEVHAKLYQQILDNLDSKDELTFHLCTICGNVELKPVDKCFICGAGEKAFKIVE